The following are from one region of the Sulfurimicrobium lacus genome:
- a CDS encoding complex I NDUFA9 subunit family protein: protein MNIKKVCVLGGSGFVGIHLVNKLAMAGHAVRVLTRTHEHAKKVAVLPGVEVLEANIFDPAELERHFAGMDAVINLVGILNEQKTGRADKPLAGRGDFHEVHVELPRKIVHACAASGVKRLLHMSALKADPGAPSAYLRSKGLGEAIVLAAGMLPGEDESAHPDGSRFIDGYGLDVTTFRPSVIFGHEDSFLNKFAGLLKMAPVLPLASPDARFQPVFVDDVAQAYVSSLNNSATFGQSYDLCGPKAYTLRELVELVGAMIGRKRKIIGLSPRLSYLQAWFFECLPGKKIMTRDNYFSLQVESVCSAAFPTVFDITPSALEAVAPGYLVESSPYQGYRSAAGR from the coding sequence ATGAATATTAAAAAAGTGTGTGTACTGGGGGGCAGCGGTTTTGTCGGTATTCATCTCGTCAATAAGCTGGCTATGGCCGGCCATGCGGTGCGGGTTCTGACGCGTACGCACGAGCATGCCAAGAAGGTGGCGGTGCTACCCGGTGTGGAAGTGTTGGAGGCCAATATTTTCGATCCGGCCGAGCTCGAACGTCATTTCGCCGGCATGGATGCGGTGATCAATCTGGTCGGTATCCTCAACGAGCAGAAGACCGGCCGGGCAGACAAGCCCTTGGCGGGCCGCGGTGATTTTCATGAGGTGCACGTCGAGCTGCCGCGCAAGATCGTGCACGCCTGCGCCGCAAGCGGCGTGAAACGCCTGTTGCACATGAGCGCGTTGAAGGCCGATCCCGGTGCGCCGAGCGCCTATCTGCGCTCCAAGGGGCTGGGGGAAGCCATCGTGCTCGCCGCTGGCATGCTGCCCGGCGAGGATGAAAGCGCGCATCCCGATGGATCAAGGTTCATCGATGGCTATGGCCTTGATGTGACTACCTTCCGGCCCTCGGTGATTTTTGGCCACGAGGATTCCTTCCTCAACAAGTTTGCCGGCCTGCTCAAAATGGCGCCGGTATTGCCGCTGGCCAGCCCGGATGCCAGGTTCCAGCCGGTGTTCGTGGACGATGTGGCTCAGGCGTACGTCTCCAGCCTCAACAATTCAGCCACCTTCGGCCAGAGTTACGATTTGTGCGGCCCGAAAGCCTATACCTTGCGCGAACTGGTGGAACTGGTGGGTGCCATGATTGGCCGCAAGCGCAAGATAATTGGCCTGTCCCCCCGCCTCTCTTATCTTCAGGCCTGGTTTTTTGAATGTCTGCCGGGCAAGAAAATCATGACGCGCGACAATTATTTCTCCCTGCAGGTCGAATCGGTGTGCAGCGCGGCGTTCCCCACGGTTTTCGACATCACGCCGAGCGCGCTGGAAGCCGTCGCGCCAGGATACTTGGTCGAATCCAGCCCTTATCAGGGGTACCGCTCCGCAGCGGGGCGCTGA